A window of Flammeovirga kamogawensis genomic DNA:
TATACATTCTTTAGTAATGAAAACTACTATATTATTTCTGGAGTGGTTTCAAAGTGGTATAGTTATTCAACATTAGTTTTTTATGGAAGTAGCATAATCTATTTTATTTGGATGGTTATAGGATCTGATGTTAGAAAGTCTACTTTTAGATATCAAATACAATTATATGTAATCATATTATTTTTAATAGGAAATTTTTATGATGTACTAATAGATATAGAAATTATTAAGAATTCAGTGTATATATCAGAATATACTATTATTCTTTCAATTTTACTGTTTAATCTTGATTTGATTAATGATATATACAAAGGAAATAAAGACAGAGAAAAATTTATAATCCTATCTCAGAACTTTAATAAATTAATTCAAGAAATCCGATTGTATGTAATCGGTTTTGATGAGTATAAAAATATCAATTTCATCAATAAATATGCAACAGAAGTTTTTGGAAAAGGAATCGTTAAAAAACAACTGTCCTCTTTATTAACTATTGAATCAGAAGATACTACTAGTGACTTAACTATTTTTCATACCAATGATAGACTTAAGAAATATATTAAATCTTCAATTATCACTTTAAATACACAAGACAATGTACAGTCTTATATAATAGGGTATGATATAACAGAAAGAAAAAAGGAGCAGAAGAAGTTAAAGTCTACGCTGTTAGAGTTGCATAAACTGACAGAAGAACTTGAGCAAGAAAATACAATTTTGAAAGTAGCCTCACGAAATAATAATAAACCTAATGAGTTATTTGTGGGAAGTTTTGCATCGAGTATTGAAGAGGAAGTAAAAAGAATAGCAAACTATAAAAGTACTGTACTTATTGAAGGAGCTAATGGAACAGGTAAGAAATATGTTGCTGATTTAATTATACAAGCAAGTAATAGAGTTAATAAGCCCAGTGTCGTTTATAACTGTCATCAGTCTATTAAATCTATTTTTCAAACGCAATATTATGGTAATAGTTCACACAAACAAGCGAATGATAGGAGTATTTTAAATGTAGTGAACAATGGATCATTAATTCTATCTGACATTGAAAATATGTCTGAGACTGACCAAGAACTATTATTATCTCTTTTAAAAGACAATGATAGCGAAAGTTTAAAATATGATATTCGATTTATTATAACCACAACTAAAGATTTAAAGCAGCTAGTAAGAGAAGGAAGTTTTAATATGGAGTTATATCAATATTTAAGTATTTACAGTATACATATACCTGAATTAAAAAATAGATTATCTGATATTCCTTATTTGACAGCTACCTTTGTAGCTCAATTTTGTGAAAGACATAATATTCATAAACTCTCAATATCTGTAGCATCTATTAAAAAACTTCAATCATACAATTGGCCTGGAAATATTAAAGAGTTCCGATATATTTTACAAAAGGCTGTTTTAGCATCTAAAGGAAAAACACTTAAACTAACAGGTTTTGA
This region includes:
- a CDS encoding sigma-54-dependent transcriptional regulator, which produces MFILTSTFMHQEGDVDRYRNLFFVVVLTYMLLMEAIFFLIYFLNKRKGKKPFFIITIITAVIILIILVQNKGFVYGADANIVKYTFFSNENYYIISGVVSKWYSYSTLVFYGSSIIYFIWMVIGSDVRKSTFRYQIQLYVIILFLIGNFYDVLIDIEIIKNSVYISEYTIILSILLFNLDLINDIYKGNKDREKFIILSQNFNKLIQEIRLYVIGFDEYKNINFINKYATEVFGKGIVKKQLSSLLTIESEDTTSDLTIFHTNDRLKKYIKSSIITLNTQDNVQSYIIGYDITERKKEQKKLKSTLLELHKLTEELEQENTILKVASRNNNKPNELFVGSFASSIEEEVKRIANYKSTVLIEGANGTGKKYVADLIIQASNRVNKPSVVYNCHQSIKSIFQTQYYGNSSHKQANDRSILNVVNNGSLILSDIENMSETDQELLLSLLKDNDSESLKYDIRFIITTTKDLKQLVREGSFNMELYQYLSIYSIHIPELKNRLSDIPYLTATFVAQFCERHNIHKLSISVASIKKLQSYNWPGNIKEFRYILQKAVLASKGKTLKLTGFEEYKKEQEKKNSTILTLEEFERKYILDILDLSKWKVSGKNSASEYLGINEATLRSKMKKLSIAKNKKM